In Shouchella patagoniensis, the following are encoded in one genomic region:
- a CDS encoding endonuclease/exonuclease/phosphatase family protein yields the protein MKKPLRTLTLFSVFFFGSHVVSGTSDTHAITLSEEENQLKVMSFNLRNGNANDPSPHSWTERRPTIQSFLESEDADIIGTQEVHHYQVTELDNDLTDYDWIGLGREGGTSGEFMAIYYKSDRFTPVESGHYWLSDTPDVVGSTSWGNSIPRMVTWAKFQEEDTDEQFYFVNTHFDHQSAEAQRQSANLIASKITDYDENLPMILTGDFNAPIGSEPYETLTAENMFQDPWDYAETTMNEDLGTFNNFNDPTGGGADNKIDWVLTRNIQATSIEINDYRNNGQYPSDHYPVIVELELGENAE from the coding sequence ATGAAAAAACCATTGAGAACACTTACTCTATTTTCTGTCTTCTTTTTCGGATCACATGTAGTTAGTGGTACGAGTGATACCCACGCAATTACACTCAGCGAGGAGGAAAATCAGCTGAAAGTCATGTCTTTTAATTTAAGAAATGGAAACGCAAACGATCCATCTCCACACAGTTGGACAGAACGTCGGCCAACTATTCAGTCTTTTCTAGAGTCTGAGGATGCGGATATAATTGGCACACAAGAAGTACACCATTACCAAGTTACTGAGCTTGATAATGATTTAACAGACTACGACTGGATTGGATTAGGACGTGAAGGTGGAACCTCCGGCGAATTCATGGCAATTTATTATAAGTCTGACCGATTTACACCAGTAGAATCTGGTCATTATTGGCTTTCGGATACACCGGACGTAGTCGGTTCGACATCATGGGGTAATTCTATTCCCAGAATGGTAACATGGGCTAAGTTCCAAGAAGAAGATACGGATGAGCAATTCTATTTTGTAAATACACATTTCGACCACCAATCAGCAGAAGCACAGCGACAAAGCGCAAACCTCATTGCATCAAAGATTACTGATTACGACGAGAATCTTCCAATGATTTTAACGGGTGATTTTAATGCCCCAATTGGTAGTGAACCATATGAAACCTTAACAGCAGAAAACATGTTCCAAGATCCGTGGGACTATGCTGAAACGACAATGAATGAAGACCTCGGAACCTTTAACAACTTTAATGACCCTACAGGGGGAGGTGCAGACAATAAAATCGATTGGGTTCTAACAAGAAACATTCAAGCTACTTCCATTGAAATTAACGATTATCGTAATAATGGTCAATACCCGAGTGATCATTACCCTGTCATCGTTGAATTAGAACTTGGGGAAAACGCGGAATAA
- a CDS encoding ABC transporter permease translates to MQSLRESTKWGRAKKILKKDWQLYSLLLIPILYFIIFKYGPMFGNIIAFRRFVPGGNIIGEEWVGLYYFQMFLNDPTFFAVFQNTLILALLLLVITFPIPIIFALLLNEIKRKGFKRFVQTTSYLPHFFSMVVVAGMVLELVSVNGSINNLVEFFTGNRYSFIQMPEWFRTIFISSDVWQTTGWGAILYLAALTGINDELYEAARIDGANRWKQTLHITIPGILPTIVVLLILNIGNFLQVGFEKILLLYNPLIYETADVIATYVYRIGIQSASFSYGTAIGLFEALIGLILVFGANFLSRKVTDNSLW, encoded by the coding sequence ATGCAATCATTAAGGGAAAGTACAAAGTGGGGAAGAGCGAAAAAAATCTTAAAAAAAGATTGGCAATTGTATTCGCTATTGTTAATCCCCATCCTCTATTTCATTATTTTTAAATATGGACCCATGTTTGGCAATATTATCGCGTTTAGACGCTTTGTCCCTGGGGGGAACATCATTGGAGAGGAATGGGTAGGACTATACTACTTCCAGATGTTTCTGAATGATCCGACTTTCTTTGCGGTCTTTCAAAATACGCTTATCTTAGCCTTGCTTTTACTAGTCATTACATTTCCTATACCAATCATTTTTGCTTTGCTTCTAAATGAAATTAAGCGAAAAGGGTTCAAACGATTTGTACAGACAACTTCTTATCTGCCTCACTTTTTCTCGATGGTCGTTGTCGCAGGGATGGTATTAGAACTCGTTTCGGTAAACGGGTCAATAAATAACTTAGTAGAGTTCTTTACTGGAAACCGATATAGCTTCATCCAAATGCCTGAATGGTTCCGCACGATTTTTATTTCTTCAGATGTGTGGCAAACAACCGGTTGGGGTGCGATTCTTTATCTTGCTGCATTAACTGGAATTAATGATGAGTTGTATGAAGCTGCTCGAATTGACGGAGCAAATCGCTGGAAACAAACGCTTCATATTACAATACCGGGCATCCTACCTACAATTGTTGTCTTATTAATCTTGAACATCGGGAACTTCTTGCAAGTCGGCTTTGAAAAAATTCTATTACTCTACAATCCGCTTATTTACGAAACAGCTGATGTAATTGCTACTTATGTTTACCGAATTGGAATTCAATCAGCCAGCTTTAGTTACGGGACGGCGATTGGCTTATTTGAAGCTTTAATTGGATTGATATTAGTCTTTGGAGCGAATTTCCTATCAAGAAAAGTAACTGATAACAGCTTGTGGTAA
- a CDS encoding carbohydrate ABC transporter permease — MQESIQYRIFKFFNAALMLLIIFVTLYPFLNIVAQSFSSEANIVAGNVNLIPQGFNIDTYRVVMSDNMFWTNYKNTVIYTVVGTAISLVLSTMLAYPLSKRRLRGRNFIIMFVVFTMFFNGGLIPNYVLISSLGFGNTIWAIVIPGAISVFNLLIMKTFFENIPEELEEAAIVDGSNTYGILLKIVLPLSKPILATMMLFYAVTHWNSWFPAFLYFSDKDLFPVSMYLRNMIKGVEGTLSTGATSADNLNQISSNIKSVTMVLTVLPILCVYPYIQKYFVSGVMLGSVKG, encoded by the coding sequence ATGCAGGAATCAATTCAGTATCGAATTTTTAAGTTTTTTAATGCAGCACTGATGTTGCTCATTATCTTTGTAACGCTATACCCCTTTTTAAATATTGTTGCTCAATCGTTTAGTTCAGAAGCAAATATTGTTGCGGGTAATGTCAATTTAATCCCTCAAGGCTTTAATATTGATACGTACCGAGTCGTTATGAGCGATAATATGTTCTGGACTAATTATAAAAATACCGTTATATATACCGTTGTTGGGACTGCAATCTCACTTGTTTTATCAACAATGCTCGCTTATCCCCTTTCAAAAAGGCGTTTAAGAGGTAGAAACTTCATTATTATGTTTGTTGTTTTTACGATGTTCTTTAACGGCGGGTTAATTCCTAACTATGTATTAATTAGTAGTTTAGGTTTTGGTAATACGATTTGGGCAATTGTTATTCCAGGCGCAATTAGCGTCTTTAACTTACTCATTATGAAAACATTTTTTGAAAACATACCGGAAGAACTTGAAGAGGCAGCGATTGTTGATGGATCAAACACATATGGGATTTTACTTAAGATTGTGTTGCCTCTATCAAAGCCAATTTTAGCGACAATGATGCTCTTTTATGCGGTAACACATTGGAACTCTTGGTTCCCTGCTTTTCTTTACTTCAGTGACAAAGATCTATTCCCAGTTTCAATGTACTTAAGAAACATGATAAAAGGTGTAGAAGGAACGCTCTCAACAGGGGCAACAAGTGCGGATAACTTAAATCAAATATCATCTAACATTAAGTCAGTAACAATGGTCTTAACCGTATTGCCTATTCTCTGTGTTTATCCATACATTCAAAAGTACTTTGTTTCAGGCGTGATGTTAGGTTCTGTAAAAGGGTAA
- a CDS encoding glycoside hydrolase family 2 TIM barrel-domain containing protein, whose protein sequence is MNKKVRFNDGWEFAKSVLEKDDYSDLLFEAVDIPHDWQINNTLDLYENSIGWYRKRFVYKKRAEQVLLCFNGVYMDSTVYVNQNAVGEWKYGYSSFEHDVTDQLVDGENEIIVKVMFQSPNSRWYPGAGINRDVWLKTRGTNHIVTDGIYITTDKQENGWLVDIKTELNLNEDVKLIHRLLDQDDQEISLTAEMIYAGGSSVRMNHQTMFIKSPKRWDIESPNLYSLHTELIGVKPPEKMESIVQRIGFRTIKLDPKEGFFLNERKLKLNGTCEHHDLGALGAAFNRTAQKRRFNLLKEMGVNAIRTAHNMPAKEWMDLADEMGLLIVTEAFDMWERSKTTYDYGRFFNEWALADIKSWVKRDRNHPSLLMWSIGNEIYDTHASERGQEITKMLMNEVKKYDPNENGKVTIGSNYMPWENAQACAEIVGVVGYNYGDKYYHKHHQLHPDWIIYGSETAAIVQSRGIYHFPFEKPILADDDEQCSALGNSSTSWGAKSVEACLIAERDAPFSLGQFIWSGFDYIGEPTPYHTKNAYFGQLDTATFKKDSYYMYQAAWTDVQKRPMVHLFPFWDFNEGQLIDVRVCSNASQVEVLLNGQSQGLQLLDHKHGTKLIGHWKIPYQSGELKAIAYDDEGQIIATDVTRSFGDAQSIRLKADKASLVANGEDLIFVEISVEDQWGNLVENGTNRVTVHITGAGRLVGLDNGDSTDYDQYKGVSRRLFSGKLMAIVAATLEAGEIQCDVFSEGLTSAQIQFQAVRSQNAVVGISASTKNRERAIETGTMKETPLRKIALSSHSGQRFDATNNRKVVQVQLFPETTSYREIEWSVVNDVGIESTIAKVEARGQEAIVTAVGDGHFRLRCTSKNGTNKIKLISELEFSAQGLGMAYKDPYEFISAGLYDFSNGEVSNGNERGVATSRDGETQVGFSSIDFGRNGSDTITIPIFALSSDLYTLQIWEGIPGEAGSELLGDFTYQKESKWNVYQEETYRLSKKLRGVTSICFVVNQKIHIKGFLFQQKNRANEVNFVNECDHIYGDSFTKTDEAIEHIGNNVSIEFTNLDFTHAGATKLFINGYSPIDKNAIHIHIENEQCQSKQMVEFDKSDGYEERAFDLEKIRGLQNVTFVFLPGSHFHFKSFRFA, encoded by the coding sequence ATGAACAAGAAGGTGCGCTTTAATGATGGATGGGAGTTTGCAAAGAGCGTTTTAGAAAAGGATGACTACAGCGACTTATTATTTGAAGCAGTTGATATTCCTCATGATTGGCAAATCAACAATACGTTAGATCTCTATGAAAACAGTATCGGGTGGTACCGAAAACGATTTGTTTACAAGAAGAGGGCAGAACAAGTCTTGTTGTGCTTCAATGGCGTTTATATGGATTCAACCGTTTATGTAAATCAAAATGCTGTAGGCGAATGGAAGTATGGGTATTCTTCTTTTGAACATGATGTAACAGATCAGCTAGTCGATGGAGAAAATGAAATTATTGTGAAAGTGATGTTTCAGAGTCCGAACAGCCGCTGGTACCCAGGAGCTGGTATCAATCGAGACGTATGGTTAAAAACAAGGGGAACCAATCATATCGTTACAGACGGCATCTACATCACCACAGACAAACAAGAAAACGGATGGCTTGTGGACATTAAAACAGAGCTAAACCTGAATGAAGATGTAAAACTGATACATCGGCTCTTGGACCAAGACGATCAAGAAATTTCTCTTACTGCTGAAATGATTTACGCAGGCGGCTCTTCTGTGCGAATGAACCATCAAACTATGTTTATTAAATCACCGAAACGATGGGATATCGAGAGTCCGAATCTTTATTCTCTTCATACAGAATTAATAGGTGTGAAGCCGCCAGAGAAAATGGAATCGATCGTCCAACGTATTGGCTTTCGAACAATCAAGCTTGATCCGAAAGAGGGATTTTTCTTAAATGAAAGAAAGTTGAAATTAAATGGAACATGTGAACACCACGATTTAGGTGCTTTAGGAGCTGCTTTTAATCGAACGGCTCAAAAAAGAAGATTTAATTTGTTAAAAGAGATGGGTGTAAATGCAATTCGAACAGCTCATAACATGCCGGCAAAAGAATGGATGGACTTAGCGGATGAAATGGGTCTTCTTATTGTAACGGAAGCTTTTGATATGTGGGAAAGATCAAAAACAACATATGATTATGGACGGTTCTTTAATGAATGGGCTCTAGCCGATATAAAGAGCTGGGTTAAACGTGATCGAAATCATCCTAGTCTACTTATGTGGAGCATAGGCAATGAAATTTACGATACACATGCAAGTGAAAGAGGGCAAGAAATAACGAAAATGCTCATGAATGAAGTGAAAAAATACGATCCAAACGAAAATGGAAAAGTAACGATTGGCTCAAACTATATGCCCTGGGAAAACGCACAAGCATGTGCGGAAATCGTGGGAGTCGTAGGTTATAATTACGGGGACAAGTATTACCACAAGCATCACCAACTCCATCCAGATTGGATCATTTATGGAAGTGAGACGGCAGCGATTGTACAGAGTCGAGGTATCTATCATTTTCCATTTGAAAAGCCAATTTTGGCCGACGACGATGAACAATGTTCGGCGCTTGGAAACAGTTCAACAAGTTGGGGTGCTAAATCGGTAGAGGCTTGTCTTATTGCTGAACGAGATGCCCCCTTTTCGCTTGGACAATTTATTTGGAGCGGTTTTGATTATATCGGTGAGCCAACACCGTACCATACAAAAAACGCCTACTTCGGTCAGCTCGATACAGCTACGTTTAAAAAAGATTCCTATTATATGTATCAAGCAGCATGGACCGATGTTCAAAAAAGACCAATGGTTCATCTTTTTCCGTTTTGGGACTTTAATGAAGGGCAGCTTATTGATGTAAGAGTTTGCTCCAATGCCTCACAAGTTGAAGTGCTGCTGAATGGCCAGTCACAAGGCCTGCAACTGTTGGATCATAAACACGGGACAAAACTTATCGGACACTGGAAAATTCCATATCAATCTGGAGAATTAAAAGCAATTGCTTATGACGATGAAGGTCAGATTATCGCAACGGATGTGACTCGATCGTTTGGCGATGCACAAAGCATTCGTTTAAAAGCAGATAAAGCAAGTCTTGTAGCTAATGGTGAGGACTTAATCTTTGTTGAAATTAGTGTGGAAGATCAGTGGGGCAACCTAGTTGAAAACGGGACCAACCGAGTGACTGTCCATATCACAGGAGCAGGACGCTTAGTTGGTTTAGATAATGGCGATAGCACGGATTATGATCAATACAAAGGTGTTAGTCGTCGCCTATTTAGTGGCAAGTTAATGGCAATTGTAGCGGCAACACTTGAAGCGGGAGAGATCCAATGTGACGTTTTCTCCGAAGGACTTACGAGTGCACAGATTCAATTTCAGGCAGTGCGTAGCCAGAATGCGGTCGTAGGAATTTCTGCATCAACAAAAAATAGGGAAAGAGCGATTGAAACTGGTACAATGAAAGAAACCCCTCTTCGCAAAATTGCGCTTTCTAGTCACTCTGGACAACGTTTTGATGCGACCAACAACAGAAAGGTTGTTCAAGTGCAATTATTTCCAGAAACAACTTCGTATCGAGAAATTGAATGGAGTGTGGTAAACGATGTGGGGATTGAATCAACTATTGCAAAAGTAGAAGCGCGAGGACAAGAGGCAATCGTTACGGCAGTTGGTGACGGTCATTTTAGATTGCGTTGTACGAGTAAAAATGGAACAAACAAAATCAAACTGATTTCTGAATTAGAGTTTTCTGCACAAGGGTTAGGAATGGCATATAAAGACCCATACGAATTTATTTCAGCAGGCTTGTATGATTTTAGCAATGGTGAAGTAAGCAATGGAAATGAGAGAGGTGTCGCGACAAGCCGTGATGGAGAGACGCAAGTTGGATTCTCATCAATTGATTTTGGTCGCAATGGTTCAGATACAATTACAATCCCGATTTTTGCTTTATCAAGTGATCTTTACACACTGCAAATATGGGAAGGCATCCCTGGTGAAGCAGGCAGCGAGCTACTAGGAGATTTTACGTACCAAAAAGAATCAAAATGGAATGTTTATCAAGAAGAAACATATCGCTTATCAAAAAAGCTACGTGGTGTGACCTCGATTTGTTTTGTTGTAAATCAAAAAATTCATATAAAGGGTTTTTTGTTTCAACAGAAAAATCGGGCTAATGAAGTGAACTTTGTTAATGAATGCGATCACATTTATGGTGATTCGTTTACTAAGACAGACGAGGCAATCGAACATATTGGCAATAATGTATCGATTGAGTTCACTAACTTGGATTTCACTCACGCGGGAGCAACGAAGTTATTTATTAACGGATATTCACCAATTGATAAGAATGCCATTCACATCCATATTGAAAACGAGCAATGTCAAAGCAAGCAAATGGTGGAATTTGATAAGTCTGACGGTTATGAAGAGCGTGCCTTTGATTTAGAAAAGATCCGGGGACTACAAAATGTGACGTTTGTTTTTTTACCTGGAAGTCATTTTCATTTTAAATCGTTTCGATTTGCCTAA
- a CDS encoding sensor histidine kinase, which produces MFQRVYQWLGLRRFRRKILIVFLFFSILPILFIGFVSKQLADRSLIETYNERNEAHLLNASRLIDRSLEDIVNIQRLILADRSIRQELIRSNEQMTEGAGTIGVDTYRNLQRLLSNYLIDQRYVDSVCLFDNWFRSICHGGTAERDAQTFQTEKWYLDALDEHGGELLFSVNVFGNDQETFSYVKSLRDPDEFRLDTIGLLVVTIDKALLEDVNTSAEGDLIVQANDHTVLDTRSDPGIQEGINARALEAQDYIFNEYTNPLSGWTLYSVIDEGKLLGQLNNIGAVTFGLGGILSALLIMAMIPLSRKLSRPLSQLYDSAINLFDNPSDEQKSGLDELKVIDGTFRRVASQNKQLSERLMEAKLREKEAELRLLQAQINPHFLYNTLSSIYWMAQMQKQSDIAQMAVSLSESFKISLNNGRERIPLKKELEHIKHYMTIQNLRFKNKFHYVEEIDDSLLEREVIKLLLQPIIENAIVHGLEKKIGTGCVVLSGREEEGMLVFRIKDDGVGMEQTAKAMSGFGLNNVLERIKLYYGEESGLEIVSKVQQGTVVTMRLALKEGGYNATNNYC; this is translated from the coding sequence ATGTTTCAGCGAGTGTATCAATGGTTAGGACTTCGACGGTTTCGACGAAAGATTTTAATCGTGTTTTTATTTTTTTCGATCTTGCCAATCTTGTTTATAGGCTTTGTCTCGAAACAATTAGCTGATCGCAGCTTAATTGAAACATATAATGAGCGAAATGAAGCGCATCTTTTAAATGCTAGTAGATTAATTGATCGTTCACTGGAAGACATTGTTAATATTCAACGGCTCATATTAGCAGACCGTTCTATTCGGCAAGAATTGATTCGGAGTAACGAACAGATGACTGAAGGGGCAGGGACGATCGGTGTTGATACATACAGGAACTTGCAGCGGCTTTTATCCAATTATTTGATTGACCAACGTTATGTTGACTCAGTCTGTTTATTCGATAATTGGTTTCGTTCCATATGTCACGGTGGGACTGCAGAAAGAGATGCTCAAACATTTCAAACAGAGAAATGGTATTTAGATGCATTGGATGAACATGGCGGTGAGTTATTATTTTCTGTAAATGTGTTTGGGAATGATCAAGAGACATTTTCGTATGTAAAATCACTGAGGGATCCAGATGAGTTCCGACTTGATACAATTGGCTTGCTTGTTGTGACGATTGATAAAGCATTACTAGAAGATGTAAACACGAGTGCAGAAGGTGACTTAATTGTTCAAGCTAACGACCACACGGTCCTCGATACACGAAGTGATCCCGGCATTCAAGAAGGAATCAATGCAAGAGCGCTAGAAGCGCAGGATTATATATTTAATGAGTATACGAATCCTTTATCAGGATGGACATTGTACTCAGTAATTGATGAGGGAAAGCTGTTGGGGCAATTAAATAATATTGGTGCGGTGACATTTGGACTTGGAGGCATATTATCCGCTCTCTTAATCATGGCGATGATACCGTTGTCTAGAAAATTAAGTAGACCATTGTCGCAGTTATATGATAGCGCTATCAATTTATTTGACAACCCATCTGATGAGCAGAAGAGTGGACTGGATGAGTTGAAAGTAATTGATGGGACATTTCGACGTGTGGCTTCACAAAACAAACAACTAAGTGAACGGTTGATGGAAGCAAAACTTAGAGAAAAGGAAGCTGAATTGCGGTTATTGCAGGCACAAATTAATCCGCACTTTTTGTATAATACATTGTCATCAATCTATTGGATGGCGCAAATGCAAAAGCAATCAGATATAGCTCAAATGGCAGTCTCTTTATCTGAAAGCTTTAAAATTAGCTTAAACAACGGTAGAGAACGAATTCCGTTAAAGAAAGAGTTAGAACATATTAAGCACTATATGACCATTCAAAATTTGCGTTTTAAGAACAAATTTCACTATGTAGAAGAGATCGATGACTCTTTATTAGAGAGAGAAGTCATTAAGCTATTGTTACAGCCAATCATTGAGAATGCAATTGTTCATGGTTTAGAGAAGAAAATAGGGACTGGTTGTGTTGTACTTTCAGGTCGGGAAGAAGAAGGCATGCTAGTGTTCCGGATTAAAGATGACGGTGTCGGTATGGAGCAAACTGCAAAAGCAATGTCAGGGTTTGGTTTAAATAACGTTCTTGAACGAATTAAGCTATATTATGGAGAAGAGAGTGGACTTGAGATTGTAAGTAAAGTTCAGCAAGGAACGGTTGTAACGATGCGCTTGGCATTAAAAGAAGGAGGATACAATGCTACGAATAATTATTGTTGA
- a CDS encoding YesL family protein, with the protein MSENGREFGQGILSIVTNHIYALALINVYFILCNSLFIMVFLLLIPSFSNMAIYFLALIPSGPAITAMFSTVSKLVREKEIVPTKDFFKSYKNDFVSSMKVWLPLLTVLFILAVDVYYFNANYSSMSQVLAGVFLIALLLISTFSFYVFYIHAQFHFRVRDVYRLAVYYSFMKVKATTGNIAIAIIAFFLMSVLSDFILLFIASLICYVVVLNSQTVRKDVKAQFVEQSQAS; encoded by the coding sequence ATGAGTGAGAATGGCAGAGAATTTGGTCAAGGGATCCTGTCGATAGTGACAAATCATATTTATGCGTTAGCTCTTATTAATGTTTATTTCATATTATGTAATAGTTTATTCATCATGGTTTTTCTATTGCTAATCCCTAGTTTCTCAAATATGGCAATCTACTTTCTTGCGCTAATTCCTTCAGGTCCAGCAATAACAGCGATGTTCTCGACAGTGAGCAAGTTAGTACGTGAGAAGGAAATCGTTCCGACAAAAGATTTTTTTAAAAGTTATAAAAATGACTTTGTAAGCTCAATGAAGGTGTGGTTGCCGCTTCTTACTGTTTTATTTATTCTTGCTGTTGATGTTTATTATTTTAATGCAAATTATTCTTCAATGAGCCAAGTATTAGCAGGTGTCTTTTTAATCGCCTTGCTTTTAATTAGTACTTTTTCTTTCTATGTATTTTATATCCATGCCCAGTTTCATTTCAGGGTAAGGGATGTTTATCGACTAGCTGTTTATTATAGTTTTATGAAGGTAAAGGCGACGACTGGAAATATTGCAATTGCCATTATTGCTTTCTTTCTAATGAGTGTTTTATCTGACTTTATTCTCTTGTTTATCGCAAGCCTCATTTGTTATGTGGTTGTGTTGAACAGTCAAACGGTTCGCAAAGATGTGAAGGCACAGTTCGTTGAGCAGTCGCAAGCCAGTTAA
- a CDS encoding ABC transporter substrate-binding protein codes for MKKGLKVSLLAMSSLLAVAALAACSGNTDEPGSVEGEVSGAAMEEYAAGDQFKATEPITFSMLFSDHPNYPYKSDWLLFEELEARTNVSLDMTIVPMSDYTEKRSLLISGGDAPFIIPKTYPGEESPFVSSGAILPVSEYLHLMPHFTAAIEEYEMEPYLETLEQEDGNYYVLPGMHENVWPDYTLAMRMDILEELGLDVPETWDDLEVVLEEMKEAYPDVTPFSDRFTFESTMNIAAPTFGTVAGWGLGSGLKFDHDNEEFYFAPATDAHKDFVTYFHGLVEKGLLDKESVTQEDQQAQQKLVNGDSFVINTNSQTVIDYRNDMNETLGEDNFEIKKIPVPAGPLGGVMGGSKLENGVMINAKAKEDPNFEAMMQFVDWFFYSPEAKEFTKWGVEGETFTKDSDGNRQLADDVNYVGLNPDGTKALNADFGFSGGNFSYGGSTELLHSMMNDEEIEFQEEMLATKEPLMPDPPIKYNAMELEQATLLSTPLTDHVRQNTLQFILGTRDLEEWDDYVQELESRGLQNFLDLANSVYQEQ; via the coding sequence GTGAAAAAAGGGTTAAAAGTCTCATTGTTAGCAATGTCTAGCTTACTTGCGGTAGCGGCGTTGGCAGCTTGTAGTGGCAATACCGATGAACCTGGTTCTGTTGAAGGAGAAGTAAGTGGAGCGGCGATGGAAGAATATGCAGCTGGCGACCAATTCAAAGCGACCGAACCAATCACATTCTCAATGCTTTTTAGTGATCACCCAAACTATCCGTATAAAAGCGATTGGTTGTTGTTTGAAGAATTAGAGGCACGGACAAATGTGTCTTTAGATATGACCATTGTGCCTATGAGTGATTACACGGAGAAACGAAGCTTGCTTATAAGTGGTGGGGATGCACCATTTATTATTCCAAAAACCTATCCAGGTGAAGAATCACCATTTGTTTCCTCTGGAGCGATTTTACCTGTAAGTGAATATTTACATCTTATGCCCCATTTTACAGCGGCGATAGAAGAATACGAGATGGAGCCTTACTTAGAAACATTAGAACAAGAAGATGGTAATTATTATGTTTTACCGGGAATGCATGAAAACGTTTGGCCAGATTATACACTAGCGATGCGAATGGATATTTTAGAAGAGTTGGGTCTTGATGTACCCGAAACGTGGGATGACTTAGAAGTTGTGCTAGAAGAGATGAAAGAAGCATACCCGGATGTTACCCCTTTCTCTGATCGATTTACATTCGAAAGCACGATGAATATCGCTGCACCAACGTTTGGCACAGTAGCTGGTTGGGGATTAGGAAGTGGGCTTAAATTTGACCACGATAATGAGGAGTTTTATTTTGCTCCGGCAACTGATGCCCATAAAGATTTTGTAACTTATTTCCATGGTTTGGTAGAGAAAGGTTTATTAGATAAAGAAAGTGTGACACAAGAAGATCAACAAGCTCAACAAAAATTAGTAAACGGCGATTCATTTGTCATTAATACGAACTCACAAACAGTGATTGATTATCGTAATGATATGAATGAGACGTTAGGTGAAGACAATTTTGAGATAAAGAAAATTCCTGTACCAGCTGGACCATTAGGTGGTGTAATGGGGGGCTCTAAATTAGAAAATGGCGTTATGATTAATGCAAAAGCAAAAGAAGATCCAAACTTCGAAGCGATGATGCAATTTGTTGATTGGTTTTTCTATAGCCCTGAAGCAAAAGAATTTACAAAATGGGGAGTAGAAGGAGAAACGTTTACGAAAGATAGCGATGGAAATAGACAGCTAGCTGATGATGTAAACTATGTTGGTTTAAACCCTGATGGCACAAAAGCTCTTAATGCAGATTTCGGATTTTCTGGTGGGAATTTTTCTTATGGGGGCTCTACTGAACTGTTGCATTCAATGATGAATGATGAAGAAATTGAGTTCCAAGAAGAGATGCTTGCTACAAAAGAACCACTAATGCCAGATCCACCAATTAAATACAATGCGATGGAGCTTGAGCAAGCAACGTTGCTTAGCACACCGTTAACAGACCATGTGAGGCAAAACACGCTTCAATTTATTTTAGGCACAAGGGATTTGGAGGAGTGGGATGATTACGTGCAAGAGCTGGAATCAAGAGGACTACAAAACTTCCTTGATCTAGCAAATAGTGTGTATCAAGAACAGTAA